One genomic segment of Maridesulfovibrio bastinii DSM 16055 includes these proteins:
- a CDS encoding efflux RND transporter periplasmic adaptor subunit: MSSKSKKTFLSLIAVGILIAFAAGYFSSGLFEEAESKPSEHVEHVASNENSSKTDIVWTCSMHPQIQLPNPGKCPICFMDLIPLEKGGASGDEVLGLRQISLTPRSRKLAGIVTDKVKRMAVSVQTRMLGKVDYDETRMGIITAWTGGRIDKLYIDYTGSPVRKGQAMASIYSPELMTAQAELIQSVKAIKALEGSSLKVVKSTAKRTERAAREKLKLLGLSARQINAIIQRGEAADHVTLYSPLSGIVIQKDVDEGMYVKTGTPVYKIADLRKVWVILEVYESDLPWIKMGMNVKFTTEAFPGERFEGKVSYIDPMVNEKTRTIRVRLDVTNKDSKLKPGMFVKAVNVTDKKKETNLVIPASAPLVTGRRAVVYVAVPGKEGVYEGREIVLGPKAGDYYVVKYGLSEGEEVVTKGNFNIDSAVQIIAKPSMMNTETGIEPLDTGKEHAGHSVSAESTLPPFFISKIVLLKKSYEDLVATAKSGDIDASKKAFSNFFDQVQNIDGAGLKGDSSLAWKELSMLLSNDAVIGRSVKDSHRLELALSETTEHFKALDKVFSISLLAEKNNQNRIDVPESFRVTLSDVYDAYELFVGALAADNLSQAQAEIANMAEKLNKIDSGVLSTKANEIWMKSLEQINSGIEKVRTSDSIVGARSGLEPISYGMIDAVSQLGIKADHPVYEIFCPMAFDFKGAKWLQNDQKIRNPYFGKAMQECGEVQRQLKDDK; this comes from the coding sequence ATGTCATCCAAATCAAAAAAAACATTCTTGTCATTAATTGCAGTAGGCATTTTGATTGCTTTTGCTGCGGGATATTTTAGTTCAGGTCTTTTTGAAGAAGCTGAAAGTAAGCCTTCTGAACATGTAGAGCATGTTGCTTCAAATGAAAATTCATCAAAAACAGACATCGTCTGGACATGCTCAATGCATCCTCAAATTCAACTTCCAAATCCCGGAAAATGTCCCATATGTTTTATGGATCTCATCCCTCTTGAAAAGGGTGGAGCCTCAGGTGATGAAGTTTTGGGACTGAGGCAGATAAGTTTAACTCCAAGATCTAGAAAGCTTGCCGGTATAGTTACAGATAAAGTTAAAAGAATGGCCGTTAGTGTCCAGACAAGAATGCTTGGCAAAGTTGATTATGATGAAACCCGTATGGGTATAATTACGGCTTGGACTGGCGGGCGTATTGATAAACTTTACATAGATTACACTGGTAGCCCTGTTCGAAAAGGGCAGGCAATGGCTTCCATATACAGCCCTGAGCTGATGACTGCTCAGGCTGAGTTGATTCAGTCGGTGAAAGCTATCAAGGCTCTTGAAGGAAGTTCTTTAAAAGTTGTCAAATCTACAGCTAAAAGAACTGAAAGAGCAGCCAGAGAAAAGTTAAAATTACTAGGATTATCTGCAAGGCAGATAAATGCCATTATTCAAAGAGGGGAGGCTGCGGACCATGTAACTCTTTACTCCCCATTAAGCGGAATTGTTATTCAGAAAGATGTTGATGAAGGAATGTATGTAAAAACAGGTACACCTGTTTATAAAATTGCGGATTTGAGAAAAGTCTGGGTTATTCTTGAGGTGTATGAATCGGATCTTCCATGGATCAAGATGGGAATGAACGTAAAATTTACAACTGAAGCTTTCCCCGGAGAAAGATTTGAAGGCAAGGTTTCTTATATTGATCCGATGGTCAATGAAAAGACGAGAACAATAAGAGTTAGATTGGATGTTACGAACAAGGACAGTAAACTTAAGCCCGGTATGTTTGTTAAAGCTGTCAACGTAACGGATAAAAAAAAAGAAACAAATTTAGTTATTCCTGCTTCCGCGCCTCTTGTAACAGGGCGCAGGGCAGTTGTTTACGTTGCTGTTCCGGGCAAAGAAGGCGTTTACGAAGGGCGTGAGATAGTCTTGGGACCTAAAGCCGGAGATTATTATGTCGTTAAATACGGTCTTTCTGAAGGTGAAGAGGTTGTTACAAAAGGCAACTTCAATATTGACAGTGCCGTCCAGATTATAGCCAAGCCCAGTATGATGAATACTGAAACTGGAATTGAGCCTTTGGATACAGGTAAAGAGCATGCAGGACATTCTGTTTCAGCAGAATCAACTCTTCCTCCGTTTTTCATCTCAAAAATTGTTCTTCTTAAAAAAAGTTATGAGGATTTAGTTGCAACAGCAAAATCCGGGGATATTGACGCTTCAAAGAAGGCTTTTTCGAACTTTTTTGATCAGGTTCAAAATATAGACGGAGCCGGACTCAAGGGAGATTCATCGCTGGCATGGAAAGAGCTTTCCATGCTTTTGTCAAACGATGCTGTTATAGGCCGTTCCGTTAAAGATTCTCACAGACTTGAGCTGGCCCTTTCAGAAACAACAGAGCATTTCAAAGCTCTTGATAAGGTCTTTTCTATTTCATTACTTGCTGAAAAAAATAATCAAAACAGGATAGATGTTCCTGAATCGTTTAGGGTCACTCTGAGCGATGTTTATGATGCTTATGAGTTGTTTGTAGGTGCGCTTGCCGCAGATAATCTTAGTCAGGCTCAGGCTGAAATTGCGAATATGGCTGAGAAACTTAATAAAATAGACAGTGGCGTTCTTAGTACAAAAGCAAATGAAATCTGGATGAAGTCGCTCGAACAGATCAATTCTGGAATTGAGAAAGTTCGAACATCTGATTCTATCGTTGGAGCGCGTTCAGGACTTGAACCGATTTCTTATGGCATGATTGACGCTGTTTCGCAGCTGGGAATTAAAGCTGATCATCCTGTTTATGAAATATTCTGCCCCATGGCTTTTGATTTTAAGGGAGCTAAATGGCTCCAGAATGATCAAAAAATTCGTAATCCGTATTTTGGAAAAGCCATGCAGGAGTGCGGTGAAGTACAAAGGCAGCTGAAGGACGATAAATAG
- a CDS encoding TolC family protein, producing MSRSYKHKFIYCFLIASLALVYSPNCIYADDSGSSSLNGEAVSGDTDSLKSLRNYLVEAARSNDQLYSAFYAWKSALQREGSVSSLPDPRFNFGWFIQPVETRTGPQEFKYGLSQTLPWFGKLGLRGEKALKSADIQKAKFDDLKLKIFYKVKTAYYDYAYLAQAIKVTKEYIALMEYLENVARARYSAGTGGYDGVIKTQVELGKLQNRLDSLNAYKEPTIAKLLSVINSPADRKLPMPENIPVMVIKPKLDELKSIFKSGNPRLKALDHKIDMEKIGVQLAEKDYFPDFTFGLDYIQTGKSRSPNVTNSKRDPIVAGMSVNLPIWFDKQEAQLSEAKNSVRAAKRARSGLERDLEADLELEVYRYQDAIRKVNLYHDTLTPKAEQSLGVTIEAFQSGSATSSDLIDAERTLIEFNLSYYRALAEQAKKVAAIEYLVGREIPCSVHGQMLPSVYPRDPDKQ from the coding sequence ATGAGCAGGAGCTATAAGCATAAATTTATATATTGTTTTTTGATTGCCTCCTTAGCATTGGTTTATTCACCTAATTGTATCTATGCGGACGATTCTGGTTCAAGTTCATTGAATGGCGAGGCTGTGAGTGGTGATACTGATAGTCTCAAATCATTGCGTAATTATCTGGTTGAAGCAGCCCGAAGTAATGATCAGCTGTATTCTGCCTTTTATGCATGGAAATCTGCTCTGCAAAGGGAAGGCAGTGTATCAAGTCTACCTGATCCAAGGTTTAATTTTGGATGGTTTATCCAGCCTGTTGAAACAAGAACAGGACCACAGGAATTTAAATATGGCTTGAGTCAGACTCTTCCATGGTTTGGGAAATTAGGACTAAGAGGAGAAAAGGCTCTCAAAAGTGCTGATATTCAGAAGGCAAAATTTGATGATTTAAAACTGAAGATTTTTTATAAAGTTAAAACAGCATATTATGATTATGCTTATTTGGCTCAAGCCATAAAAGTAACCAAAGAATATATCGCCCTGATGGAATACCTGGAGAATGTGGCCAGAGCGAGATATTCCGCAGGAACCGGTGGTTACGATGGTGTTATAAAAACTCAGGTTGAACTTGGAAAATTACAGAACAGGCTCGATTCATTAAACGCATATAAAGAACCTACCATCGCAAAATTATTATCAGTCATAAACAGTCCTGCAGACCGTAAGCTGCCGATGCCCGAAAATATTCCTGTAATGGTCATAAAGCCGAAACTGGACGAGCTAAAATCAATTTTCAAATCCGGTAATCCCCGTTTAAAAGCTCTCGATCATAAAATCGACATGGAAAAGATAGGGGTCCAGTTGGCAGAAAAGGATTATTTTCCTGATTTTACGTTTGGTCTTGATTACATCCAGACTGGTAAATCCAGATCGCCCAATGTGACTAACTCAAAACGCGATCCTATTGTTGCCGGTATGTCCGTAAACCTGCCCATCTGGTTTGATAAACAGGAAGCTCAACTTTCAGAAGCTAAAAACAGTGTCCGGGCTGCAAAGCGTGCTCGTTCCGGTCTTGAAAGAGATCTTGAGGCCGATTTGGAGCTTGAAGTTTACCGGTATCAGGATGCCATTAGAAAAGTTAATTTATATCATGACACGTTAACACCAAAAGCAGAGCAATCTCTAGGAGTCACCATTGAAGCTTTCCAGTCCGGATCTGCAACTTCAAGTGATCTTATTGATGCTGAAAGAACTCTTATTGAATTCAATCTTTCATATTACCGGGCGTTAGCGGAACAAGCAAAAAAAGTTGCTGCTATTGAATATCTGGTTGGTAGAGAAATTCCATGCTCTGTTCATGGACAGATGCTTCCGTCAGTTTATCCGCGTGATCCAGATAAGCAGTAA